The Manihot esculenta cultivar AM560-2 chromosome 11, M.esculenta_v8, whole genome shotgun sequence genome includes a region encoding these proteins:
- the LOC110626137 gene encoding actin-depolymerizing factor 5, with translation MAMAFKMATTGMWVTDECKNSFMELKWKKVHRFIVFKIDEKSRLVTVDKVGGPGEGYNELAASLPNDDCRYAVFDFDFVTVDNCRKSKIFFIAWAPTESRIRAKMLYATSKAGLRRVLDGIHYELQATDPTEMGFDIIRKRAN, from the exons CTGGAATGTGGGTGACGGATGAATGCAAGAACTCGTTCATGGAGTTGAAATGGAAGAAGGTCCACAGGTTCATAGTGTTCAAGATCGACGAGAAATCCAGGTTGGTCACCGTCGACAAGGTCGGTGGTCCCGGCGAGGGCTATAATGAACTTGCTGCTTCCTTACCCAATGATGACTGCAGATATGCTGTCTTCGATTTCGACTTTGTCACCGTCGATAATTGCCGGAAAAGCAAGATCTTCTTCATTGCATG GGCTCCCACTGAGTCAAGAATTAGGGCAAAAATGCTGTATGCAACATCCAAAGCTGGATTGAGGAGAGTGCTGGATGGCATCCACTATGAACTTCAAGCAACTGATCCAACTGAGATGGGATTTGATATCATAAGAAAGAGAGCTAATTAA